GAACCTTCGTCGCCGCTTCGCTCTCTTCTTCGAGAACGTTTTCGGTGACATTGAGGTGGTTGAGCAGCTCATAGACGAATTCGTTCTGACGGGCCGTATGCACCAGGCTTTCTCGGGATTTGTAGACACCCAGCTTTTTGAATACAAGGCGGTCGTAGCCTCCTTCGCCGGTGATGTTGTCGCTTACAAGGTCACGGCTGTAGTGGATGTCGGTCGTAGCACCGCCGATGTCGATGACGATAAAAGGATCGGTTACGTCGAGACGGCGACTGATGAATGGAAGCGCCCGGTTGACGACGTAGGGGGTGGAGAAAATCTGGTTGGCCGTGATTTCGTAAAGCTGTTTGATATCTTCCTTGCCCATGATGTCGGCCTGGTAGAGGTCGGTCAGGTAGGTTTTGAGCGCACGTTCGTTGATCTTCAGTTTTTCGGTGATGATGTTTTCAAGCACGACCAGCCGCCGGATGTGTCCGCTCAGGAAATTCCGTTCGTCGGCGCTGCCGACGTAGACGATATTCTGGAAGGTGCACTTTTCCAGAAAACCGATGAGTTTCTCGTCGAATATTCCTCCCACACCGTCGATGCCTCCTACGATGATGACCACATCGATCGTCTCCACAGGAGGTGTGGCCCTTTCGATTTCGTGATAGAGCACCGTATCGATGATATTGATACCCGAGTTGAAGGCGATATTGATCGCGTATTTGAGGCTGAAAGAGTTGCTGATGCCAATAATCAGAGTGCTCAATCCGCCGTTGGCGGAGCTGCAGATCTGGATCTCTTCCGGCCTGTATTTGGCGACAAGATCACCGCATTTGTCCATCAGATCCTCGAAAATCGGGCGGTTGAAATCGCGGAACCAGTGGCGGATAGTTCCGTTTTCCGCCACTTTGAAATAGGTACTGCCGATATCGAATAGAAGTTTTTTTCTGACGGCGCTCATTGCATGATTCCTATGTCTTTGATGATTTTGTCGACGACCCTTTCGCCCTCTTTGAGCCTGATTTTCGATCTTTCGAAGGCGAAGCTTCTGTCGGATATCGGCAGTTTTCCCCGTTCTAGAATGCGAATGTTCTCCTGGGGGTCGCGAATCGTTATGACTTCGTTGGCGTTGATGACATGGGGAGAGAAGGGGATCTCGATATGTCCCTTTTTGATGGCGTTGAAAACTTTGCGCCAGAGGGTGTCGGCGCTGTCGTTCAAAACCGCCTCCATGATTTCGTTGACCATGTTGGTGAGGTTTTCCTCCTCCTCTTCGTCGCTGACATTGGGCAGTCCCTTGAGCATGCCGAGGGTGTACTTGACACTGGCGACGGCCCGGGCGTTGGCCTCTTTGGTCGGAATGCCGAAGGCTTCGTTGCGTGTCTTGGTGATGATCTTGTCGGCACCCACCATGGCGGCGATGACGGTCGAGGCGGTGATCAGGGCGTCGGAGAACTCCTTGTTGTAGGGAAACGCCCCCATCCACTGGTGGTAAACGAGATGGATATCCGCGTCGTGATGGCCGAACATATCGGCGTAGCGGCGGGAAAGTTTCCTGATCACGTTGGCGGTGACCACATCCTGAATCATCGATCCGGTCTGGGAGAAACTGACGGAGAAAGATTTGACGCCCTCCTCGAGTGAAAGCAGCATTTCGATGATCTGGATGACGATGACAATGGCCGGCGGCTGAAGCGTGGCGCTCAGGGGACCGAAAGATTCCCGGTTGATCGGTTCGTTGAGCTTGGAGTAGAGGGCGCATACTTTCTCGACATATTTCCAGTAGAGAAAAGCTTTGTCCAGCGGAAAATTTTTGGAGTAGGGGAGCAGGTAGGTGATGGGTCCCCCTTCGATCTCGAAAATGCCCGAAGCGAGCGCCATCTCCACAAGGAGCCTGGCATCCGGTGTGCCGTGACGGAGGCTGACGGGGGTGTCGAAATGGGTGATCATTTTCCGGGTCGTGCGGTAGCCGTGGTTGATGAGCGGATAGCCGTTGAGCATGTCCACGTCGTTCTCTTCACTCAGCGCTAGCATCTTCTTGGCGGTGGCGTAATCGTTGAGACGTGTGTTGGAATCGATCGTCAGGGGCAGGACGTCGACACCCGCCTCCTTGAACTCTTCGTAGAGACGAAACACCTTTTCATAGGTCGGAAAGCCGCCGCGGGGCTGTACCTGCATCGCGTCGGAGGTTTTGAAACGATGGGAGATGAAGAGCTCTTTGCTGGCGTTTTTCACGAACTCTTCGATCTCGTCGAAATCGAAATGGTCGACATACTCGTTTCTCGTGATGATTTCCCGTTCGCGCCTGAAAAGGCTCATGCGCTCTCCTTCAGAAAAACTTCGAGCCGGTCGAGACCCTCGTTGAGATCGACCTGGTGAAAAACGAGGTCGAAGCCGTAGCTTTTGAATTTGGGCACGAGCGCATCTGGGTCCATCTCTCCGACTCCCAGGTTGCCGCCGATCATGAAGACGACGCGTTTTCTGAAGCGGTAGCTCTCTTTAAGAATCTGCAGATCCCGGCACCACCCCTCCGCCTCGCCGTTGAGGGACGAGATGAGCAGGACGTCGGCGTCGGTCTCGATGACGGCATCGAGAAACTCTTCGAGATAGGTGTTGACCCCCAGGTTGAAGACGGTAAAACCGCGTTCTTTGAGAGAGATTTCGATCAATCGGTTGGCGACGACATGGATGTCGTTTCCGACCACTCCTGTTACAACTTTCATCCGGATTCTTCTTCACTTGGAAATATGATCGATATTTTATCCAATCGGAGATGTTTTTAAGTATAATTTTCCAAAAAAGGTGGAAAGATGAAGTTCTTCACGGCCGATATCTGCGATGAATGCAAAGAACGGGTCCAGGTGCTCGATCCGGTTTTCAAATCCTACGGGGGCGCACCGGCGTGCTACGGGCCCATCCAGACGCTGAAACTCGAGAAAAACAACACCGAACTGATCTCCCTGCTCAAAGAGGAGGGGCACGACCGATTCATCGTCGTCGATGTGGGAGGCGCCTACGATGCGGTGGTCGGTGAGAACCTGATGAAACTGGCGCACCACAATGGCTGGGCCGGCATCCTTGTACATGGGTATGTCCGCGATATCCATGTGACAACGACGATTCCCGTAGGCCTCTGGGCGCTTGGGACCTGTCCCAGGAAAAGTTTCGAACACAACCCGGCACAGCGGGATGTGGAACTCTCCTTCGCCGGCGCGACTTTCCGCAATGGCGACTACCTTCTGGCGGATAGGGACGGCATTGTGGTCATCTCACCCGAAACAATGGCCGATTTGCAGGAAAAGCTCTTTTAAAGGCTGCCGGTGCGACTCGATGATATGCGGGAGAGCGGCCATGTCGACGACCGCCGTTTCCGAAGCCCGGGACCGGGGAGGATCGGTTGGCAGTCTATTGAGAATCTGGCCGCTGATACGGATGCTTTTACGGACCAAATTCGGCTGGGTACTCATCGCTTTGGGAATCCTCGCCTACATGGGTGGGTACGATCCTCTGGCGCTGCTGGACGGCGGCGTCTCTTCAGGGCCTGTGGATCGGGCGCACGAGGAGCAGGAGGCCCGTTTCGTCAAGAGGGTGCTTGCAAGTACCGAAGATGTATGGAGCCGCCTGCTGCCGGCATACGGCAAAAACTACAGCCCGCCGGTTCTGGTGCTTTATCGGGGCTCGACACGCAGCGGTTGCGGTTACGCCGCGTCACAGGCGGGTCCTTTCTACTGCCCGAAGGATCAAAAAATCTATCTCGATCTCGGCTTTTACAACGAATTGGCGAATCGTCACGATGCGCCCGGCGATTTCGCGCAGGCCTATGTGCTCGCCCACGAGGTAGGGCATCATGTGCAGAATATTTTCGGTACGCTCGAAAAGGTCCACCGGGCACAGAAAAACGCTCTGCAGATCGGCGACAAGGCGACGGCGAACCATCTTCAGATACCGGTGGAGCTTCAGGCCGACTGCTATGCCGGTGTCTGGGCCCATTACGCCCGAAACCGGCTGGAACCGGGTGATTTGGAGGAGGCGATCAACGCGGCGTCGCGCATCGGCGACGATACGCTTCAGAAAGAGGCACAGGGGTATGTGGTACCCGACAGCTTCACCCACGGCACCTCGAAGCAGAGGATGACGTGGTTTCTCAGAGGATTCAGGAGCGGAAAACCCGAAGCGTGCGATACGTTCCGATAGTTTGGCGACTATTTTTTTATTTTCGTGATTTTCGAACCCTCGAGGGTCAAGTTGTACATCAGGCCTTCGTTGCCGAAAACGAAGCCGATGACGGGGTCCTTGAAGTCGATCGTGTTGACATCTTCGCCGACCCCCCATTTGGCAAGAGCCACCGATGCGTCGACGCCGATCTTCCAGCCGTCGCTGTTGCGGAAATCGTCGAGCGCTTTTTGGGTCAGAAAGACAATAAGAAGCGATTTTCTCTGGGCACCGATCTGAAAACCGTAGGATGCGGCGACGGTGTTGTAGTACCCGACGATCCTGCCGCGAACCATCAGCCCCCCTTCGCCATATTCGCCCCCGATGCCGAAACCGGCTTTGTAGACGTTGGGGAAAACGAGATAGCCATTGGCTTTGCGCAAAAACTCGGCACCGCCTTTGACCTCTTTGTCAAAACGCTTGATCGTCTCTCTTATTTCGATGGTGAGCTCCT
This genomic interval from Hydrogenimonas urashimensis contains the following:
- a CDS encoding glutamate mutase L gives rise to the protein MSAVRKKLLFDIGSTYFKVAENGTIRHWFRDFNRPIFEDLMDKCGDLVAKYRPEEIQICSSANGGLSTLIIGISNSFSLKYAINIAFNSGINIIDTVLYHEIERATPPVETIDVVIIVGGIDGVGGIFDEKLIGFLEKCTFQNIVYVGSADERNFLSGHIRRLVVLENIITEKLKINERALKTYLTDLYQADIMGKEDIKQLYEITANQIFSTPYVVNRALPFISRRLDVTDPFIVIDIGGATTDIHYSRDLVSDNITGEGGYDRLVFKKLGVYKSRESLVHTARQNEFVYELLNHLNVTENVLEEESEAATKVLMQLAIFLVLYKVSRHHSEYVELKLENLNNIVLTGGITKVLEKEDAETIIRFFYKKLLHFHQIPEIVLDRNYEIWTYGMQAILENNEATKELP
- a CDS encoding methylaspartate mutase, whose amino-acid sequence is MSLFRREREIITRNEYVDHFDFDEIEEFVKNASKELFISHRFKTSDAMQVQPRGGFPTYEKVFRLYEEFKEAGVDVLPLTIDSNTRLNDYATAKKMLALSEENDVDMLNGYPLINHGYRTTRKMITHFDTPVSLRHGTPDARLLVEMALASGIFEIEGGPITYLLPYSKNFPLDKAFLYWKYVEKVCALYSKLNEPINRESFGPLSATLQPPAIVIVIQIIEMLLSLEEGVKSFSVSFSQTGSMIQDVVTANVIRKLSRRYADMFGHHDADIHLVYHQWMGAFPYNKEFSDALITASTVIAAMVGADKIITKTRNEAFGIPTKEANARAVASVKYTLGMLKGLPNVSDEEEEENLTNMVNEIMEAVLNDSADTLWRKVFNAIKKGHIEIPFSPHVINANEVITIRDPQENIRILERGKLPISDRSFAFERSKIRLKEGERVVDKIIKDIGIMQ
- the glmS gene encoding methylaspartate mutase subunit S — encoded protein: MKVVTGVVGNDIHVVANRLIEISLKERGFTVFNLGVNTYLEEFLDAVIETDADVLLISSLNGEAEGWCRDLQILKESYRFRKRVVFMIGGNLGVGEMDPDALVPKFKSYGFDLVFHQVDLNEGLDRLEVFLKESA
- the rraA gene encoding ribonuclease E activity regulator RraA, with the protein product MKFFTADICDECKERVQVLDPVFKSYGGAPACYGPIQTLKLEKNNTELISLLKEEGHDRFIVVDVGGAYDAVVGENLMKLAHHNGWAGILVHGYVRDIHVTTTIPVGLWALGTCPRKSFEHNPAQRDVELSFAGATFRNGDYLLADRDGIVVISPETMADLQEKLF
- a CDS encoding YSC84-related protein; the protein is MFFAWLALLLFWAHSLHAASKEELTIEIRETIKRFDKEVKGGAEFLRKANGYLVFPNVYKAGFGIGGEYGEGGLMVRGRIVGYYNTVAASYGFQIGAQRKSLLIVFLTQKALDDFRNSDGWKIGVDASVALAKWGVGEDVNTIDFKDPVIGFVFGNEGLMYNLTLEGSKITKIKK